One window of Amaranthus tricolor cultivar Red isolate AtriRed21 chromosome 11, ASM2621246v1, whole genome shotgun sequence genomic DNA carries:
- the LOC130827788 gene encoding transcription repressor OFP6-like, translating into MSTSKRKVILNTISINLGCSCRRPKLSSIFNPKPKSKTPKYQKYHNNYSYSNYSSTSSTTTTTTTYNEYGYNSRNSTFSPYMDTTTSSSSYSNPCSSMVDGFGRAGPKSIAIEKDSSDPYVDFRQSMLQMIVENEIYTKDDLKQLLNCFLQLNSPSLHGIIIRVFTEIWNTFFFSRRAEFAPPRSYVRPKSYEI; encoded by the coding sequence ATGTCCACTTCCAAAAGAAAGGTTATTCTCAACACAATCTCAATAAACTTAGGTTGTAGTTGTAGGAGGCCAAAACTTTCATCAATTTTCAACCCTAAACCAAAATCTAAAACACCCAAATACCAAAAATACCATAATAACTATTCTTACTCTAATTATTCCTCTACTTCAAGCACTacaactactactactacttatAATGAGTATGGTTATAACTCTAGAAACTCCACTTTCTCACCTTATATGGATACTACAACTTCCTCTTCTTCTTACTCTAACCCATGTTCATCAATGGTGGATGGGTTCGGTCGGGCCGGGCCTAAATCTATTGCTATTGAGAAGGATTCAAGTGACCCATATGTGGATTTTAGGCAATCTATGCTTCAAATGATTGTGGAGAATGAGATTTATACTAAGGATGATCTTAAGCAACTTCTCAATTGTTTCTTGCAGTTGAATTCTCCTTCTCTTCATGGGattattattagggtttttACTGAGATTTGGAATACTTTTTTCTTCTCTAGAAGAGCTGAATTTGCTCCCCCTAGGTCTTATGTTCGACCTAAATCGTATGAAATTTAG